One genomic segment of Tripterygium wilfordii isolate XIE 37 chromosome 9, ASM1340144v1, whole genome shotgun sequence includes these proteins:
- the LOC120006063 gene encoding carotenoid cleavage dioxygenase 8 homolog B, chloroplastic-like, with amino-acid sequence MASITFSGTGRHVLPPVMMVSSNNSGNKVDGVSIRKGNRDSVVTNVATTHRDHLQVATIDQKKQLVVPADWENHVAWKSIPQERWEGELDVQGQIPLWLNGTYLRNGPGQWNIGDYNFRHLFDGYATLIKLHFSNGQLIAGHRQIESDAYTAAKNKQKLCYREFSEVPKAENFLAYIGELGNLFSGASLTDNANTGVVKLGDGRVVCLTETQKGSIIIDPETLDTIGKFEYSDNLGGLIHSAHPIVTDEQFLTLLPDLINPGYLVVRMDPGSNERRVIGRVDCRGGPAPGWVHSFPVTEHYVIVPEMPLRYCAQNLLKAEPTPLYKFRWYPESKGFAHVMCKASGKIVASVEVPLFVTFHFINAYEEEDEDGRVTALIADCCEHNADATILDKLRLQNLRSFAGEDVLPDARVGRFIIPLDGSPHGKLEAALDPDEHGRGMDMCSINPANLGKKYRYAYACGAQRPCNFPNTLAKIDLVEKNAKNWYQKDAVPSEPFFVARPGATEEDDGVVISIISEKNGGAYALLLDGSTFEEIARAKFPYGVPYGLHGCWVPKK; translated from the exons ATGGCCTCCATAACATTTTCCGGCACCGGACGGCATGTGTTGCCACCGGTGATGATGGTCTCATCAAATAACTCCGGTAACAAGGTGGATGGGGTTTCTATTAGAAAGGGTAATAGAGATAGTGTTGTCACAAATGTTGCAACAACTCATCGCGATCATCTTCAAGTCGCAACGATTGATCAGAAAAAACAACTAGTTGTGCCTGCTGACTGGGAAAACCATGTTGCATGGAAAAGTATTCCCCAAGAGAGATGGGAAGGAGAGCTTGACGTCCAAGGCCAAATTCCATTGTGGCTG AATGGGACGTACCTAAGAAATGGACCTGGACAATGGAACATCGGTGACTACAACTTCCGCCACCTCTTCGACGGCTACGCCACCTTAATCAAACTCCACTTTTCAAACGGTCAACTAATCGCCGGCCACCGCCAAATCGAATCCGACGCCTACACAGCTGCCAAGAACAAGCAAAAACTATGTTACCGTGAATTCTCCGAAGTCCCTAAAGCAGAAAATTTCCTAGCCTACATTGGTGAACTAGGCAATCTCTTCTCCGGTGCATCCCTTACCGATAACGCCAACACCGGCGTAGTCAAGCTCGGTGACGGACGCGTCGTTTGCTTGACCGAGACACAGAAAGGGTCAATTATCATTGACCCTGAAACATTGGACACAATTGGGAAATTTGAGTACAGTGACAATTTAGGTGGTTTGATACATTCTGCACATCCAATTGTGACCGATGAGCAGTTTTTAACATTGTTGCCTGATTTGATCAATCCGGGTTATTTGGTGGTTAGGATGGATCCGGGTAGTAATGAGAGAAGGGTTATAGGCCGGGTGGATTGTCGGGGTGGGCCAGCACCTGGTTGGGTCCATTCGTTCCCGGTTACGGAGCATTATGTGATTGTGCCTGAAATGCCATTGAGGTATTGTGCACAAAATTTGCTCAAAGCTGAGCCTACACCTTTGTACAAGTTTCGGTGGTATCCGGAGTCTAAAGGGTTTGCTCATGTCATGTGCAAGGCCAGTGGAAAAATT GTGGCAAGTGTGGAAGTGCCATTGTTTGTGACATTCCATTTCATCAACGCTTAtgaggaggaagatgaagatgggAGAGTGACTGCTTTGATTGCTGATTGTTGTGAACATAATGCGGATGCAACAATTTTGGACAAGCTTCGTCTGCAGAATCTCCGGTCGTTCGCCGGAGAAGATGTGTTGCCAGATGCTAG GGTTGGGAGGTTTATAATACCACTAGATGGGAGTCCACATGGAAAGTTGGAGGCAGCATTGGATCCTGATGAACATGGGAGAGGTATGGACATGTGCAGCATTAACCCTGCAAATTTGGGGAAGAAGTACAGATATGCTTATGCATGTGGAGCTCAACGTCCTTGTAACTTTCCCAACACCCTCGCTAAG ATTGATTTAGTGGAGAAAAACGCCAAGAATTGGTATCAGAAAGATGCTGTCCCTTCCGAACCATTCTTCGTGGCTCGGCCTGGTGCAACTGAGGAGGACGACG GGGTGGTAATATCCATAATCAGTGAAAAAAATGGAGGTGCATACGCCTTGTTACTGGATGGATCAACGTTTGAAGAGATTGCAAGGGCCAAGTTTCCTTATGGTGTACCCTATGGACTCCATGGATGCTGGGTTCCAAAGAAATAA
- the LOC120005201 gene encoding probable transcriptional regulatory protein At2g25830, producing MVSPSSLRGYVAVLRRFSNGVDAKSFIFPRSGSLMSRNHLLSPSSMSSICRTLLVFLNEANHSEHTQVRRIRTYPPVCMGRRSCKIAHRKGVQGAKKAKLHLRMAKEVISAVKKGGPNPISNLALAAVLEKAKELDVPQEIVERNIKRASEKGQEAFIEKLYEVYGFGGASIVVEVLTDNIKRSVAAVREVVKNYGGKMADPGSVTFKFRRVRVVNIKATDADKDQLLSIALDSGAEDVIEPPLYEYDTDEDDSECYYKVVSATENYRTILSKLREEGINFETDNGSELLPLTTIEADDEAMDLNKELISKLLELDDVDAVYTDQR from the exons ATGGTTTCACCTTCTTCGCTGAGAGGATATGTTGCAGTTCTTCGCAGATTCTCGAATGGGGTTGACGCAAAATCCTTTATTTTTCCGA GGAGTGGCTCGCTAATGAGCAGGAACCATTTATTATCACCATCGTCAATGTCTTCAATTTGTAGAACTTTATTGGTTTTCCTTAACGAAGCGAATCACAGTGAACACACTCAAGTGAGGAGGATACGGACTTACCCTCCTGTTTGTATGGGCAGGCGTTCTTGCAAGATTGCTCACAGAAAG GGGGTTCAAGGTGCAAAGAAGGCAAAGCTACATTTGAGAATGGCAAAGGAGGTTATATCTGC TGTAAAGAAAGGCGGTCCAAACCCAATATCAAACTTAGCTTTGGCTGCTGTACTCGAGAAAGCAAAGGAGCTTGATGTACCTCAAGAAATTGTGGAGCGCAACATCAAGCGAGCTTCAGAGAAGGGACAAGAGGCTTTTATTGAGAAACTCTATGAG gtATATGGTTTTGGTGGAGCTAGTATAGTAGTTGAAGTTTTAACCGATAACATCAAACGATCTGTGGCGGCAGTTAGAGAAGTAGTGAAGAACTATGGGGGAAAGATGGCAGATCCTGGTTCTGTTACGTTCAAGTTCAGACGGGTACGAGTTGTAAACATCAAAGCTACTGATGCTGACAAAGATCAGCTTCTATCCATTGCTTTAGATTCTGGTGCCGAGGATGTCATTGAACCTCCATTATATGAATATGATACTGATGAAGATGATTCGGAATG CTACTATAAAGTTGTCAGTGCAACAGAGAACTACAGAACAATCTTATCAAAGCTACGAGAGGAAGGAATAAACTTTGAGACTGATAATGGTTCTGAGTTGCTTCCTTTAACTACAATAGAG GCTGATGACGAAGCCATGGACTTGAACAAAGAACTTATATCTAAGTTGCTTGAACTCGATGATGTTGATGCCGTTTATACAGACCAGAGATGA